aataaataaaatgatatgatacatattatatttagtttatcttttatgttatacaataaatattatataaataaatatatatatacatatacatatatatatatatatatatatatatatatatatatatatatattacatatatattttttttaggATATTATTGATTTCAAATGTGCGcaagagaaaaaaaaacttttaAACTATAAGATATTTTTGTTGACATCTAATGGACATTTATGTTGTGTAAATGTATCCATGACATGTCCAGATTTTTTAATATCCTCTTGTAAAAAGGATTACGAAAATAAAGAAAGggaaatattaaaaaaaatgatacaTGTGTATTGTgtagaagaaaaagagaaaaaaaaaaataataaggttgaaataaataattcgaataaaaaaaaaaacgaaaCGAATACTTATAAGAGTAATAATGTTCATAAAAATCATAAGgatttatttaattatttatataaaacagAGGATACAAATTATGAAGAAGGTGGTCCCtctaaatataatataaatttcaaaaattttgatatggttttattttttaaagacATTGAgtttataaattatgatgataaaaatgacATTTTTAACTTTAGGTCATACACTCATCCggtaaaaaaataaaaaataaaataaaataaaatagaaaggatatataaaataagatgtatatatatatatatagtgagtcgttcttattttatatattcttatttttgCCTCAGCATTTTGACAGCTTAAAAATGTATTCAAatgaatttattaaaatgaaGGGGAATATGGAAGACTTAATAAAACTAAATTATATAacttttgaaaaaaataaaattgtaATTAAAGTAGAAGATCattgtaaaataaaagtggataaaaataatatatcgtctatgcattttttatatttgttaattTATTCGAAATGTAAATCTATTGAGCTAACTGGTGTGTGTgtagaaaataattatttatcgacatttttaaaaaacatatggaatatatttgttccatgaaaaataatgcacatatatacatatgtatatgcATACACATAAATGAATAagtaatatttatttatttattgtattttcttattttttttgttattatttatatttttttttatcaacTGCATTTTctctatattatatatcattgtacatataatataggTTCTATCTCTACATATATACTTCTAAgttattattaaaacatGTTTAGAATATTAGTCCATTTTCAAATTAAAATGTACAAATGAAAGAAAGGGATATATAGTACTacataaacatatatatatatatatatatatatatatatatatatatatatatgttataaaacTTCACATTTGGTAACCTCAAGTATTAATagtttataaaaaaaaacataaaaaaaaaaaaaaaaatataaatgattgaatataaaatataatatgacataaattaaattatgcaaaaaataaaaatttgtataattttatattcacAATGCTATCAAAggtattattatataatatatatatatatatttattaaataggaaaaaaaataaaaaatatacacaaaTACATtaagtaaatatatatatatatataatattttatttccatgttgtaatttaaaaatgattaCACAGTATgcatttataaatatatattaaaaaaaatgattatataaatgatttaCTTCTTTCTTAATacatacaaaaataatgcattttgttaattttaaaaaaagaacaatatttaaaaaaaaaaaaaaaatggagattataaaatatgtactaaatattaaatcttaatttataatatttaacaAATAACTACATTTGTGTAATgtgtaaaatattttatatatatatagattgagaaaaaaaagaaagaaacaataaaaaaaaaaaaataatgatggATAATTATAGAACACATCCTcgataattatataataattaataaaaatatatatattttattttttttttataaagaaatatttgtttatattatttattattaattatcTATATCTGTAAGTTCAATATCACTGCAAATATCTTTATCATATgcattatatttattttttcttatttgCCAATTCCATGATTCCATACCTTCACCTGctcttttattttttaaacaaatataatcTTTATCATCATGTAATTTAGCAAGTTCACTGTAAGTAAAAGATCTATCTTCATATTCGTCTACTGTCATTTTATTCGTTACATAAACTACACTGTTCTTTTCGTACATGTCTTTTTCATTCTTCATCGTAAAGATACCATAAACTACATGAAGTATGCATGTCGCAGTTAAaaacattaatattaatatgataaataatatggaaaatTCGGTATTGAGTTCTTTTAAAGCTTCCATATAGGGTTTCAAAATTTTTGAATGAGTCATCGTCATATCTAGGAAACCGTTAATTTTGCTATTCTGCGGGgggggaaaaaaaaaaaaaaaaaaataaattaaaaaaaaataaaataaaattcacgcatatacatacatacatacatacatacatacatatatatatatatatatatatatatatatatatatttatttcaaaTCCTTACTGTTACAGACACAGTTCTCATAACATTTTTGAATACTGGTATTCTCTTTATTAAATCAacaaattttaattttaataaagtAATGGTTTTTATTACGACATGCTCTTCGTTTAAATACAAGTGCAAGATAATAACTGCAATGGAAAAtcaataaaaattatattaaatgttataaaaaaaattttatgtatttatataaatattatatataataaagtgtaatattaaaaatgtaattatAGAGTATATAAATCTTGAGAAAAAGAAGGgaaattttataattattttatgtataattatatatatatatatatatatatatatttatatattttatttatttatttatttacacAGTATAGGGACATTTCCCTTATAATTTGACATANNNNNNNNNNNNNNNNNNNNNNNNNNNNNNNNNNNNNNNNNNNNNNNNNNNNNNNNNNNNNNNNNNNNNNNNNNNNNNNNNNNNNNNNNNNNNNNNNNNNNNNNNNNNNNNNNNNNNNNNNNNNNNNNNNNNNNNNNNNNNNNNNNNNNNNNNNNNNNNNNNNNNNNNNNNNNNNNNNNNNNNNNNNNNNNNNNNNNNNNNNNNNNNNNNNNNNNNNNNNNNNNNNNNNNNNNNNNNNNNNNNNNNNNNNNNNNNNNNNNNNNNNNNNNNNNNNNNNNNNNNNNNNNNNNNNNNNNNNNNNNNNNNNNNNNNNNNNNNNNNNNNNNNNNNNNNNNNNNNNNNNNNNNNNNNNNNNNNNNNNNNNNNaaaaaaaaaaaaaaaaaaaaaaaaaaaaaaaaaaaaaaaaaaaaaaaaattatatgatatatatatgaaaaaattatataaataaatataaatataaatataaatatatatacatatatatatatatatatatgattccttatattttatgttacCTATTgctataataatatacacaACAGCTATAGTATTAGCAAGAAAACTATTTTCTTCACCCCCATTGTTATCCGAGGATCTTAATTCACTTTCATCTTTTGGTGTGGTATCATATGTTTCATATATTTGAGGTACATTGGAATAATACTCttgtttgtttttattataattaggagcatttttttgtttattatgattttttatattatcttttttgttcatatcaatacttttatcattatttttcctattatgtatttttgAGCTGTCATTACTATcataagaaaaattattggATCCTATATCATCACTCAAATTTTCTATAGTTTCCATTAGTTCTACTTCTTTGGTACtccttttcattttgtaattttctttaaaaattGTCTTATTTAAATCATTCACTTGCACTTTGTTTTTTAGCgacatttttttctttttcaaaaaaaaaaaaaaaaaaatacaaaatataagatAAAATGGGATAAAAGGATATGTCAAATTATAAGGGAAATGTCCCTATACTgtgtaaataaataaataaataaaatatataaatatatatatatatatatatatatatatatatatattactaaTTAATGGTACAGGTTATAATAAactaatatataattattttatatatatttttttgattattaacaaatataaaataaaggTGAAAAACTTTAACAAGGAATTTAATAAGGCCTTATTAAATTTCtatacataaaattataaaatatgctgaatcaatataaataacttatatatatatatatatatatatatataatattatataggtatacatttatttatttatttattttacttgtcaaatattattaatgtatcgtaaaaaaaaaataaaaaaataaataaatatatatatatatatatatatatatatatatatatatatataattatacataaaataattataaaatttcCCTTCTTTTTCTCAAGATTTATATACTCTataattacatttttaatattacactttattatatataatatttatataaatacataaaattttttttataacatttaatataatttttattgattttccattttttttctttcttgTTTTGTTGTTATgtaatattgttattattttgtgctttttttttttttttttttttttttttttttttttttttttttttttttttttttttttttaaaattaatttaaaatttaaaaaactATAAAATTTCactttttttcataaatataatttttttaaaaatatttaattttattttttttttttttttatttattaatatttatatNNNNNNNNNNNNNNNNNNNNNNNNNNNNNNNNNNNNNNNNNNNNNNNNNNNNNNNNNNNNNNNNNNNNNNNNNNNNNNNNNNNNNNNNNNNNNNNNNNNNNNNNNNNNNNNNNNNNNNNNNNNNNNNNNNNNNNNNNNNNNNNNNNNNNNNNNNNNNNNNNNNNNNNNNNNNNNNNNNNNNNNNNNNNNNNNNNNNNNNNNNNNNNNNNNNNNNNNNNNNNNNNNNNNNNNNNNNNNNNNNNNNNNNNNNNNNNNNNNNNNNNNNNNNNNNNNNNNNNNNNNNNNNNNNNNNNNNNNNNNNNNNNNNNNNNNNNNNNNNNNNNNNNNNNNNNNNNNNNNNNNNNNNNNNNNNNNNNNNNNNNNNNNNNNNNNNNNNNNNNNNNNNNNNNNNNNNNNNtattttttttttttttttttttttttttttttttt
The genomic region above belongs to Plasmodium reichenowi strain SY57 chromosome 13, whole genome shotgun sequence and contains:
- a CDS encoding hypothetical protein (conserved Plasmodium protein, unknown function), which translates into the protein MSLKNKVQVNDLNKTIFKENYKMKRSTKEVELMETIENLSDDIGSNNFSYDSNDSSKIHNRKNNDKSIDMNKKDNIKNHNKQKNAPNYNKNKQEYYSNVPQIYETYDTTPKDESELRSSDNNGGEENSFLANTIAVVYIIIAIVIILHLYLNEEHVVIKTITLLKLKFVDLIKRIPVFKNVMRTVSVTNSKINGFLDMTMTHSKILKPYMEALKELNTEFSILFIILILMFLTATCILHVVYGIFTMKNEKDMYEKNSVVYVTNKMTVDEYEDRSFTYSELAKLHDDKDYICLKNKRAGEGMESWNWQIRKNKYNAYDKDICSDIELTDIDN